A single window of Labeo rohita strain BAU-BD-2019 chromosome 4, IGBB_LRoh.1.0, whole genome shotgun sequence DNA harbors:
- the mtpn gene encoding myotrophin — MGDKELMWALKNGDLDEVKALLVKAEDVNRTLEGGRKPLHYAADCGQTEILEFLLSKGADVNAPDKHGITPLLSATYEGHVSCVKILLEKGADKERKGPDGLSAFEAAESEAIKDLLK, encoded by the exons ATGGGGGATAAGGAGTTGATGTGGGCCTTGAAGAATGGAGATCTGGATGAGGTGAAGGCTTTGTTGGTGAAG GCTGAGGATGTGAACAGGACTCTTGAAGGAGGCCGGAAGCCGCTTCATTATGCTGCCGACTGCGGTCAGACTGAGATTTTGGAGTTTCTGCTGTCTAAAGGAGCCGATGTGAAT GCTCCAGATAAACACGGCATCACCCCACTGCTGTCCGCCACTTACGAGGGTCACGTGAGCTGCGTGAAGATTCTTCTAGAAAAG GGTGCCGATAAGGAACGGAAAGGTCCTGATGGTCTCAGCGCGTTCGAGGCGGCCGAGAGCGAGGCCATCAAAGATCTACTGAAGTGA